The following are encoded together in the Malaya genurostris strain Urasoe2022 chromosome 3, Malgen_1.1, whole genome shotgun sequence genome:
- the LOC131434349 gene encoding uncharacterized protein K02A2.6-like — protein sequence MQGACESGENFILGVKLLAEACDFGVFRDSAIRDQLVFGVYDKEVQHRLLQEDDLTLRMAEKIIKNREIATTRVQVLNQDSAINSVKFRLGNRDNRSDFRNMDERGRRRSRSRSRDRQANRYVNHRERSRTNQRSTSRGRYSNFVCHFCNKKGHIQKNCYKFKNTRRHSVNSVAETNKNVNVHDYFKRLRVDYDTSDNESGDYPCAMIKSVNKVSEPCLLDVNIAGKLCKMEVDSGSAVTVMSKADFYKRLGHITLNQCKKRLVVINGSSLNVLGKILVIVSLNGKSVQLELIILDCSHRFVPLLGRDWLDVLCEDWRKQISSVFSIKFDNCFSNTEQIISDMKSKFCKIFDNDFSLPISGFEAELVINDNQPIFRKAYEVPYRLRDKINEHLNELERVGIITPIKTSLWASPVIAVIKKDGSIRLVIDCKVSINKVMIPNTYPLPTAQDLFASLAGCKIFCSLDLTAAYTQMNLSEKSRKYCVINTIKGLYIYNRLPQGAASSAAIFQQFMDGLLKGLDFVFGYLDDVLIAGKNFKDCKQKLQLVLERLENANVKVNADKCKFFVTTLPYLGHIISEKGLQPDPQKVETIRMAKVPENVTELKSFLGLINYYGKFLPNLSIMLNPLYNLLKKDTKFLWTPICDKTFQECKERLLETKFLTFFDPDKPLVVCADASSYGLGGLIAHETNGTELPICFTSFSLNTAQKKYPILHLEALAIVSTVKKFHKYLFGKKFTIYTDHKPLLGILGKSGRNAIFVTRLQRYIMELSIYDYDIVYRPSAKMANADFCSRFPLKDEVPTNIENTVIKSINFDSAFPLNSKDLAKETKNDKILQQVLFFLKRGWPERMEKCFKDIYSQHHDLEEVDGCLLFQDRVIIPESLKSLMLKLLHTNHIGIVKMKQQARRCVYWFGINRDIENFVGNCDICAKMEVVKDKNKTYEWTPTNRPFSRIHADFFYFERQIFLLIVDSYSKWLELDWMKNGTDAEKVIKKFVNLFSRFGLPDVIVTDNGPPFNSQQFINFFERQGIHVMKSPPYHPQSNGQAERLVRVVKEVMKKILIDPAFKNVDLQDKLNYFLFNYRNTVLSPDMVPPSEKILNYRPKTLLDLVNPTKRYKNMLSETSAERVAEMQNSDKEHGDPFSNLTTGDKVHYKNPNKNDILKWLDGADKIEKAGSKGSQINDAVACTDSLGGRPKIKTSTE from the exons ATGCAAGGTGCATGTGAATCGGGCGAGAATTTTATACTTGGAGTGAAACTTTTAGCTGAGGCGTGTGATTTTGGCGTTTTTCGTGATTCTGCTATTCGTGATCAGCTTGTATTTGGCGTGTACGACAAGGAAGTGCAGCATCGTCTTCTACAGGAAGATGATTTAACCTTACGAATGGCTGAAAAGATTATAAAAAATAGAGAGATTGCTACTACACGAGTGCAAGTTTTAAATCAGGATTCAGCAATTAATTCGGTGAAATTTCGTTTAGGGAATCGAGATAATAGAAGTGATTTTCGAAACATGGATGAAAGAGGTAGGAGGAGATCGCGCAGCAGAAGCAGAGATCGTCAAGCGAATCGATACGTTAATCATCGAGAAAGGTCTCGAACTAACCAGCGGTCAACCAGCAGGGGTAGATACAGCAATTTTGTGTGCCATTTTTGTAATAAAAAGGGGCACATCCAGAAAAATTGCTACAAATTCAAAAACACCCGAAGACATTCGGTGAACTCGGTTgctgaaacaaataaaaacgtGAATGTGCATGATTATTTTAAAAGATTAAGAGTTGATTATGACACGAGCGATAATGAATCAGGTGATTATCCTTGCGCTATGATAAAATCCGTAAATAAAGTGAGTGAACCTTGTCTCCTTGATGTTAATATTGCAGGTAAATTGTGCAAGATGGAGGTAGACAGTGGGTCTGCAGTAACGGTAATGAGCAAAGCGGATTTTTATAAGCGATTAGGTCACATTACATTAAACCAATGCAAAAAAAGGCTTGTGGTCATAAACGGCTCTTCATTAAATGTTTTAGGGAAAATACTAGTGATAGTTTCACTGAATGGAAAGTCTGTTCAGTTGGAACTCATTATCTTGGACTGTAGCCACCGTTTCGTTCCCTTATTGGGAAGAGATTGGTTGGACGTACTGTGTGAAGACTGGAGAAAGCAAATTTCCAGTGTATTTTCTATAAAATTCGATAATTGTTTTAgcaatactgagcaaataataagtgacatgaaatcaaaattttgtaaaatttttgacaatgACTTCTCTTTACCAATTTCTGGTTTTGAAGCTGAGCTAGTGATAAATGACAATCAACCGATTTTTAGAAAAGCGTATGAAGTTCCTTACCGTTTGAGAGATAAAATAAATGAGCATTTGAATGAGTTGGAACGAGTTGGAATCATAACCCCGATAAAAACCAGTTTATGGGCTTCGCCAGTGATTGCAGTTATAAAAAAAGATGGCAGCATACGGCTAGTAATAGATTGCAAAGTCTCAATTAATAAGGTTATGATTCCAAATACGTATCCATTACCAACAGCCCAAGATTTATTTGCGTCATTGGCTGGCTGTAAAATTTTTTGTTCGTTAGATTTAACTGCTGCTTACACTCAGATGAATTTGTCGGAGAAATCCAGAAAATATTGTGTTATTAATACTATAAAAGGACTGTATATATATAATCGATTGCCCCAAGGCGCTGCATCGAGCGCGGCAATATTTCAGCAATTCATGGATGGACTTTTAAAAGGATTAGATTTTGTTTTCGGTTATCTTGACGATGTgttaattgctggaaaaaatttTAAGGACTGCAAGCAAAAACTACAGCTTGTTTTAGAACGTTTAgaaaatgcaaatgtcaaagtaAATGCTgataaatgtaaattttttgttACCACTTTACCATATTTAGGACACATAATTTCAGAAAAAGGCTTACAGCCAGATCCACAAAAAGTAGAAACGATTAGAATGGCTAAAGTACCAGAAAACGTGACAGAATTGAAATCGTTTCTTGGATTAATAAATTATTACGGGAAATTTCTTCCAAATCTCTCGATAATGCTTAAtccattatataatttattaaaaaaagatacaaaatttTTATGGACACCTATTTGTGATAAAACCTTTCAAGAATGCAAAGAACGTTTActtgaaactaaatttttaacattttttgatCCGGACAAACCACTTGTTGTGTGTGCAGATGCATCTTCGTACGGTTTAGGTGGATTAATAGCTCATGAAACAAATGGAACAGAGTTGCCTATCTGTTTTACATCTTTTTCGCTCAATACTGCTCAAAAGAAGTATCCAATACTTCATTTAGAAGCTTTAGCTATTGTATCCACTGTTAAAAAATTCCACAAGTATCTGTTTGGGAAAAAATTTACTATTTACACCGATCATAAACCACTTCTGGGGATTTTAGGAAAATCTGGGCGAAATGCTATTTTTGTAACAAGACTCCAGCGTTATATAATGGAGTTGTCCATTTATGATTATGATATAGTTTACAGACCGTCAGCAAAAATGGCAAACGCTGACTTCTGCTCAAGATTTCCTTTAAAAGATGAAGTTCCCACGAATATTGAAAATACAGTCATAAAAAGCATAAATTTTGACAGTGCTTTTCCTTTGAATTCAAAAGATTTGGccaaagaaacaaaaaatgacaaaattttgcaacaagttttgttttttttaaagagaGGGTGGCCTGAaagaatggaaaaatgtttcaaaGATATTTATTCTCAACATCATGACTTAGAAGAAGTGGATGGTTGCTTGTTATTTCAAGACCGTGTTATAATACCGGAATCTTTGAAAAGTTTAATGTTAAAACTTCTTCATACAAACCATATAGGCATCGTGAAAATGAAACAACAAGCAAGAAGGTGTGTTTATTGGTTCGGTATTAATCGAGACATTGAAAACTTTGTGGGAAATTGTGACATTTGTGCTAAAATGGAAGTAGtaaaagataaaaataaaacttatgAATGGACACCTACAAATAGACCTTTTAGCAGAATACACGcagattttttctattttgagcGACAAATATTTTTACTGATTGTAGACAGTTATTCCAAATGGTTGGAACTTGATTGGATGAAAAACGGTACAGATGCagaaaaagtaataaaaaaatttgtcaACTTGTTCTCCAGGTTTGGGTTGCCGGATGTTATTGTGACAGATAACGGCCCACCGTTTAATTCGCAGCAATTCATTAATTTCTTTGAGAGGCAAGGGATCCATGTAATGAAAAGCCCACCTTATCATCCACAAAGCAATGGGCAAGCAGAGCGTTTAGTGAGGGTGGTAAAAGaagtaatgaaaaaaatattaatcgaCCCAGCATTTAAAAATGTAGATTTGCAAGACAAATTAAATTACTTCTTATTCAATTATCGCAACACAGTTTTATCACCTGACATGGTTCCACCgtctgaaaaaatattaaattatagGCCAAAAACTTTATTAGATTTGGTAAATCCAACTAAACGCTACAAAAATATGCTTAGTGAAACATCTGCTGAAAGAGTTGCAGAAATGCAAAATTCAGATAAGGAACACGGTGATCCATTTTCCAATCTTACTACAGGTGACAAGGTTCATTACAAAAACCCTAATAAAAATGACATTTTAAAATGGTTAGAT GGGGCAGATAAAATTGAAAAGGCTGGATCAAAAGGGTCCCAAATCAATGATGCGGTTGCATGTACCGATAGTCTCGGCGGTCGACCGAAGATCAAAACGTCAACGGAGTGA